Proteins from a single region of Streptomyces sp. HUAS 15-9:
- a CDS encoding TetR/AcrR family transcriptional regulator: MLVWERPEPPNRPVPAPLNRERIVRAAIQLADADGLEAVSLRKVATALGVGPMRLYSYIASKEELLDLMVDAVHAEIRPVGDDWREVLRSLAETTRQAAHEHEWLADLLGGRPHLGPNALARGEAVVAALGGVDVDAIMPVVTAVDAYVIGAVRREIAERRAERATGMDQRRWQASLGPYLERTFATGRFPALATVVRDAAHLDADQTFRIGLDFLLDGIEAHISR, translated from the coding sequence ATGTTGGTATGGGAGAGGCCGGAGCCACCGAATCGACCCGTGCCGGCCCCGCTGAACCGAGAGCGGATCGTGCGAGCGGCGATCCAATTGGCCGACGCGGACGGCCTGGAGGCGGTGTCGCTGCGCAAGGTCGCCACCGCGCTTGGCGTCGGGCCGATGCGGCTGTACAGCTACATCGCCAGCAAGGAGGAGTTGCTCGACCTGATGGTCGACGCGGTCCACGCCGAGATCCGGCCGGTCGGAGACGACTGGCGGGAGGTGCTGCGGTCTCTTGCCGAAACCACCCGGCAGGCCGCTCACGAGCACGAGTGGCTCGCCGATCTGCTCGGTGGGCGACCGCACCTCGGGCCGAACGCGCTGGCCAGGGGGGAGGCCGTGGTGGCCGCGCTGGGCGGCGTCGATGTGGACGCCATCATGCCGGTGGTGACCGCGGTCGACGCGTACGTGATCGGTGCGGTGCGTCGGGAGATCGCCGAGCGGCGTGCCGAGCGGGCCACCGGGATGGACCAGAGGCGTTGGCAGGCCTCACTCGGGCCCTATCTGGAGCGGACCTTCGCCACCGGTCGATTCCCCGCGCTGGCCACGGTGGTGCGCGATGCCGCCCACCTGGACGCCGACCAGACCTTCCGGATCGGCCTCGACTTCCTGCTCGACGGCATCGAAGCCCACATCTCGAGGTGA
- a CDS encoding FAD-dependent oxidoreductase: protein MTIAIVGAGLGGLALARVLHVNGIDAVVYEREPSRGARGQGGMLDLHSGTGQRALREAGLIDQFHAIARREGQDLRLLEPDGTLLLQEDTPDDAPLERPEVDRADLRNLLLDSLPEHAVHWGHAFEYADHGLLHFTDGSSATYDLLVGADGANSQVRPLLTDARPAHTGQNVVELGIPDIDRTHPDLATMVGRGNYWVLGNGQSLSAQHNGDGRVRIYLSFHTAEDWLATSGIPFEDPTAARIRLIDLFTGWDSRFTALIAACDDTIVPRPITTLPVGLTWPSTPDVTLLGDAAHLMPPVGQGANMALLDGALLGLALAAHPDDFPAAVEEYEREMFERTSAAGRQSAHVQEILMSPDAGQKMLAFFQPG, encoded by the coding sequence ATGACCATCGCCATCGTCGGAGCCGGCCTCGGCGGCCTGGCTCTCGCCCGTGTACTGCACGTGAACGGCATCGACGCCGTCGTGTACGAACGCGAACCGTCACGCGGTGCGCGCGGTCAGGGCGGCATGCTCGACCTGCACTCCGGGACCGGGCAGCGGGCGCTGCGCGAGGCAGGCCTGATCGACCAGTTCCACGCGATTGCCCGTCGCGAAGGCCAGGACCTGCGACTTCTCGAGCCGGACGGCACCCTGCTGCTCCAGGAGGACACTCCCGACGACGCCCCACTCGAGCGACCCGAGGTCGACCGCGCCGATCTGCGCAACCTGCTGCTGGACTCTCTCCCCGAACACGCGGTGCACTGGGGGCACGCGTTCGAGTACGCCGACCACGGCCTGCTGCACTTCACCGACGGCAGCAGTGCGACGTACGACCTGCTGGTCGGCGCCGACGGCGCGAACTCCCAGGTCCGCCCGCTTCTCACCGATGCCCGCCCGGCGCACACCGGCCAAAACGTCGTCGAGCTCGGCATTCCCGACATCGACCGCACCCACCCCGACCTCGCGACGATGGTGGGACGAGGCAACTACTGGGTGCTCGGCAACGGACAATCCCTGTCGGCGCAGCACAACGGCGACGGCCGCGTACGCATTTACCTCAGCTTCCACACCGCAGAGGACTGGCTCGCCACCAGCGGGATCCCGTTCGAGGACCCAACTGCCGCCCGGATACGGCTGATCGACCTGTTCACCGGCTGGGACTCACGGTTCACCGCGCTGATCGCCGCCTGCGACGACACGATCGTGCCACGGCCGATCACCACTCTCCCGGTCGGCCTGACCTGGCCGTCGACGCCAGACGTCACGCTGCTCGGTGATGCCGCGCACCTGATGCCGCCGGTGGGGCAGGGCGCCAACATGGCGCTGCTCGACGGCGCACTGCTCGGCCTCGCGCTGGCCGCGCACCCGGACGACTTTCCCGCCGCCGTCGAAGAATACGAACGCGAGATGTTCGAACGCACCAGCGCCGCCGGCCGGCAGTCCGCGCACGTTCAGGAAATCCTGATGTCACCGGACGCCGGCCAGAAAATGCTCGCATTCTTCCAACCTGGCTGA